The region GCCCGTAATATGGCCACTCAATTGGCCGGAAATCAGAAAGGCCACAGCGTTTGCAACATCTTCAGGTGTAGCAAACTTCCGGAGGCTTGCAGTTTGGAGTACTTTTTTCATTTCTTCCTCCGCATCAAGTTTTGCCTTGATCATTCTTGTGCGAACAAAACCAGGCGCAACCAAGTTTACGCGTCCTTGAGGAGCAAGCCGGATAATTTCATCCTTGAGAGTAGGCAGAAGGCCGTTTGTCATAGCACTTTTCGCGGCCGAATAATCAGCGAGTCCAGGTTGTCCCCAAACGCCTGACATAGAACCAATCAAAACAACTGAAGGGTCTTGAACACTCGCATTTTTCAGTTGGCCCAAATATCCTCGAGTGCTTAAGAAAACAGATGTCAGATTCCGATCAACGGTCGTGTTCCACTGACTAAGCGACATGTCCACGAGAGGAACCTGCTCCTCCTGCAAATAGCCCGCGTTGCATACAAAATCATGAATGATCTTGTCAGAAGAGATGTTTGCAAACATGTCATTCACATCCTCCTCAACGGTCAGATCAGCATGTACTATAGTGGCTCCGTTAGTTTGGAACGCATCTTCGCGCGCTAATGCTTCAATCCGATTTCTGGAGGACTGATAGTGTAAAAAACATGGGCGCCGGCGGACGCTAGAATGCGAGCTGTTGCTGCGCCAATGTCCCCGGATGCGCCGGTAACCAATACGTTTCGACCATGCATAGTGGTGTCCATTTTTGCTGCCCTCAATTTTGATGGGTGCTGCACCGCAACAGCTCAATACTGTTCCCACGTGGCACTACTTAGAACCAAAAAACTTTGTTTGGCCGAGCGCGGTTAGAAACCAACTTTACTGATTGCAAAGCATTTCTTGATATAGATAGGCACGTGCCATTCGGTGCGCAGCCCGGCTTCCATCACAAATGAATCCCCAGCTCTAATGATACGGGTGGAGCGGTCTGCCAAGTTTGTGACTTCGGCCTCGCCTTCAAGTATATGGCAAAATTCAGTGATGCCTTCCATCGTCGCACGAAACCGGCCCGCATTAGATTCCCAAATGCCAAATTTTGAGCCACTTTGGGTGTCATCACTGTAGAGCCAAACGCCCTGCTCTGCTTTTCCGGCAATCA is a window of Cognatishimia sp. WU-CL00825 DNA encoding:
- a CDS encoding SDR family oxidoreductase is translated as MGTVLSCCGAAPIKIEGSKNGHHYAWSKRIGYRRIRGHWRSNSSHSSVRRRPCFLHYQSSRNRIEALAREDAFQTNGATIVHADLTVEEDVNDMFANISSDKIIHDFVCNAGYLQEEQVPLVDMSLSQWNTTVDRNLTSVFLSTRGYLGQLKNASVQDPSVVLIGSMSGVWGQPGLADYSAAKSAMTNGLLPTLKDEIIRLAPQGRVNLVAPGFVRTRMIKAKLDAEEEMKKVLQTASLRKFATPEDVANAVAFLISGQLSGHITGEIVRLVGGKEGRVLFDLSEIQV
- a CDS encoding cupin domain-containing protein, translating into MNAQNFIHTTVQPSFILFGAPEVPRVVKNDEVNLIAGKAEQGVWLYSDDTQSGSKFGIWESNAGRFRATMEGITEFCHILEGEAEVTNLADRSTRIIRAGDSFVMEAGLRTEWHVPIYIKKCFAISKVGF